A portion of the Bacteroides faecium genome contains these proteins:
- the gltB gene encoding glutamate synthase large subunit, with protein sequence MKKQELFNNETEGFPYQRQPKQAGLYDAAYEHDACGVGMLVNIHGEKSHDIVESALKVLENMRHRGAEGADNKTGDGAGIMLQIPHEFILLQGIPVPEKGRYGTGLLFLPKNEKDQAAILSIIIEEIEKEGLTLMHLRNVPTCPEILGEAALANEPDIKQVFITGFTETETADRKLYLIRKRIENKVRMSAIPAKEDFYVVSLSTKSIIYKGMLSSLQLRNYYPDLTNSYFTSGLALVHSRFSTNTFPTWGLAQPFRLLAHNGEINTIRGNRGWMEARESVLSSPTLGDIKEIRPIIQPGMSDSASLDNVLEFLVMSGLSLPHAMAMLVPESFNEKNPISEDLKSFYEYHSILMEPWDGPAALLFSDGRFAGGMLDRNGLRPARYLITKNDMMVVASEVGVMDFEPGDIKEKGRLQPGKILLIDTEKGEIYYDGELKKQLAEAKPYRTWLATNRIELDELKSGRKVSHHVENYDRMLRTFGYSKEDIERLIMPMASTGAEPIHSMGNDTPLAVLSDKPQLLYNYFRQQFAQVTNPPIDPLREELVMSLTEYIGAVGMNILTPSESHCKMVRLNHPILSNTQLDILCNIRYKGFKTVKLPMLFEVAKGKAGLQEALGGLCKMAEESVTEGVNYIILSDRDVDADHAVIPSLLAVSAVHHHLISVGKRVQTALVVESGEIREVMHAALLLGFGASALNPYMAFAVLDQLVKDRDIQLDYATAEKNYIKSICKGLFKIMSKMGISTIRSYRGAKIFEAVGLSEELSKAYFGGLGSPIGGIRLEEIARDAIAFHEEGVGEVENGELRVESCHAESHSPLSTLHSQLLTGLYSFRKDGEKHAWNPETISTLQLATRLGSYKKFKEYTHLVDDKEKPIFLRDFLGFRRNPISIDQVEPVENILHRFVTGAMSFGSISKEAHEAMAIAMNKIHGRSNTGEGGEDASRFQPLPDGSSLRSAIKQVASGRFGVTAEYLVNADEIQIKIAQGAKPGEGGQLPGFKVNDVIAKTRHSIPGISLISPPPHHDIYSIEDLAQLIFDLKNVNPQAKISVKLVAESGVGTIAAGVAKAKADLIVISGAEGGTGASPASSIRYAGISPELGLSETQQTLVLNGLRGQVVLQADGQLKTGRDIILMALMGAEEYGFATSALIVLGCVMMRKCHQNTCPVGVATQNEELRKRFHGRSEYLVNFFTFLAQEVREHLAEMGFTRLDDIIGRTDLIERKSVADDPNPKHALIDFTRMLARIDNAAAIRHVTDQEHGISTVKDVAIIDAAQDAIEHEKEISLEYTIANTDRAIGAMLSGVIAKKHGAKGLPEHTLNVKFKGSAGQSFGAFLVPGVNFKLEGEANDYLGKGLSGGRIAVLPPIRSNFEADKNTIAGNTLLYGATSGEVYINGRVGERFAVRNSGAVAVVEGVGDHCCEYMTGGRVVVLGQTGRNFAAGMSGGVAYVWNKDGNFDYFCNMEMVELSLIEEASYRKELHELIRQHYLYTGSKLARTMLDDWNHYVDQFIQVVPIEYKKVLQEEQMKKLQQKIADMQRDY encoded by the coding sequence ATGAAGAAACAAGAACTTTTTAACAACGAAACAGAAGGATTCCCTTACCAACGACAGCCCAAACAGGCGGGCTTGTACGACGCGGCATACGAACACGATGCCTGCGGTGTTGGTATGCTGGTAAACATTCACGGAGAAAAGTCACACGACATTGTTGAGTCGGCTTTAAAGGTATTGGAGAACATGCGCCACCGCGGCGCCGAGGGTGCGGACAACAAGACCGGAGACGGTGCAGGCATTATGTTACAAATCCCGCACGAGTTTATTTTATTACAAGGCATCCCCGTTCCGGAAAAGGGACGTTATGGCACCGGTCTGCTTTTTCTGCCCAAAAATGAAAAAGACCAGGCAGCTATTTTGAGTATCATCATCGAAGAAATCGAAAAGGAAGGGCTTACGCTGATGCATCTGCGGAATGTACCTACCTGCCCGGAAATCCTGGGAGAAGCGGCTTTGGCCAATGAACCGGATATCAAACAGGTATTTATCACCGGATTTACGGAAACGGAGACTGCCGACCGCAAACTGTATCTGATTCGTAAGAGAATCGAAAATAAAGTCAGAATGTCAGCCATTCCGGCGAAAGAGGATTTTTATGTCGTTTCGCTCTCCACAAAAAGCATTATATATAAAGGTATGCTTTCGTCATTGCAACTACGCAACTATTATCCCGACCTGACGAATAGTTACTTTACCAGCGGACTGGCTTTGGTACACTCCCGTTTCAGTACCAACACGTTCCCGACATGGGGTTTGGCACAACCTTTCCGTCTCCTGGCACACAATGGTGAAATCAATACGATTCGCGGTAACCGCGGCTGGATGGAAGCCCGCGAAAGTGTACTTTCCTCTCCCACTCTCGGAGATATCAAAGAGATTCGTCCGATTATACAGCCGGGTATGAGTGACAGTGCTTCATTGGATAATGTACTGGAATTTTTAGTAATGTCGGGATTGAGCCTGCCTCACGCCATGGCAATGCTTGTACCGGAGTCTTTCAACGAGAAGAATCCCATCAGTGAAGATTTGAAATCTTTCTATGAATATCACTCTATATTAATGGAGCCCTGGGACGGACCTGCCGCCCTGCTGTTCAGCGACGGACGTTTTGCCGGCGGTATGCTCGACCGTAACGGCCTGCGTCCCGCCCGCTATCTGATTACGAAAAATGATATGATGGTAGTAGCTTCGGAAGTCGGCGTAATGGATTTCGAACCGGGAGATATTAAAGAAAAAGGACGGCTGCAACCGGGTAAGATTCTATTGATTGACACAGAAAAGGGCGAAATATATTACGACGGTGAACTGAAAAAGCAATTGGCGGAAGCAAAACCTTACCGCACATGGCTGGCTACCAACCGTATCGAACTGGACGAATTGAAAAGCGGGCGCAAAGTGTCTCATCATGTAGAAAACTATGACCGGATGCTCCGTACTTTCGGTTATTCAAAAGAGGACATCGAAAGACTGATTATGCCTATGGCAAGCACCGGCGCAGAGCCTATCCATTCAATGGGCAACGATACCCCGTTGGCTGTACTTTCGGACAAGCCGCAATTGCTCTACAATTATTTCCGCCAGCAATTCGCCCAAGTGACGAATCCGCCGATTGACCCGCTACGCGAGGAACTGGTGATGTCATTGACGGAATATATCGGTGCTGTCGGCATGAATATTCTGACACCGAGCGAAAGCCATTGTAAGATGGTGCGTCTGAACCATCCGATTCTAAGCAATACTCAATTGGATATTTTATGTAATATCCGCTATAAAGGTTTTAAGACTGTAAAGCTTCCGATGCTTTTTGAAGTAGCGAAAGGAAAAGCCGGGCTTCAGGAAGCACTGGGCGGACTTTGCAAAATGGCGGAAGAATCCGTGACGGAAGGCGTGAACTATATCATTCTGAGTGACCGTGATGTGGATGCCGACCATGCAGTAATCCCGTCCCTTCTGGCGGTAAGCGCTGTTCATCATCATCTGATTTCCGTTGGAAAACGTGTGCAGACGGCACTGGTAGTAGAAAGCGGTGAAATACGCGAAGTGATGCACGCAGCCTTATTACTCGGCTTCGGAGCAAGCGCATTGAATCCGTATATGGCATTTGCGGTACTTGACCAATTGGTGAAAGATAGAGATATTCAATTGGACTATGCTACGGCTGAGAAGAATTATATCAAGTCCATCTGCAAAGGTCTGTTCAAGATTATGAGCAAGATGGGTATCTCCACCATCCGTTCATACCGCGGTGCAAAGATTTTCGAAGCTGTCGGTTTGAGCGAAGAGTTAAGCAAGGCTTATTTCGGGGGACTCGGTTCACCAATCGGGGGTATCCGTCTGGAAGAGATTGCCAGAGACGCCATTGCTTTTCATGAGGAAGGAGTGGGAGAAGTTGAGAATGGAGAGTTGAGAGTGGAGAGTTGCCATGCGGAGTCTCACTCTCCACTCTCAACTCTCCATTCTCAACTTCTTACCGGTTTATATTCATTCCGCAAAGACGGAGAAAAGCATGCATGGAATCCCGAAACCATCAGTACGCTGCAATTGGCTACCCGGTTGGGCAGTTATAAGAAATTCAAGGAATATACTCACTTGGTGGATGACAAGGAGAAACCTATCTTCCTGCGTGATTTCCTGGGATTCCGCCGCAATCCGATTTCTATCGACCAGGTGGAGCCGGTAGAGAATATTTTGCACCGTTTTGTTACGGGTGCCATGTCTTTCGGCTCTATCAGCAAAGAAGCTCACGAGGCAATGGCTATCGCCATGAATAAGATTCACGGACGCAGTAATACTGGTGAGGGCGGTGAAGACGCTTCCCGTTTTCAACCGCTACCGGACGGCAGTTCTTTGCGAAGTGCAATCAAGCAGGTTGCTTCGGGACGTTTCGGTGTAACGGCGGAATATTTGGTTAATGCTGACGAGATTCAGATTAAGATAGCCCAAGGGGCAAAGCCGGGTGAAGGCGGACAACTTCCGGGATTCAAAGTAAACGACGTGATTGCCAAGACACGCCACTCTATTCCGGGAATTTCTCTGATTTCTCCCCCGCCTCATCACGATATTTATTCGATTGAGGATTTGGCTCAATTGATTTTCGATTTGAAGAACGTAAATCCACAGGCCAAAATCAGTGTGAAACTGGTCGCGGAAAGTGGTGTAGGCACGATTGCCGCAGGTGTGGCAAAGGCAAAAGCGGACTTAATCGTTATTTCCGGTGCCGAAGGTGGTACGGGAGCTTCTCCCGCTTCTTCTATCCGTTATGCGGGTATCTCTCCCGAACTGGGATTGAGCGAGACACAGCAGACATTGGTACTGAACGGACTCCGTGGCCAGGTGGTTCTGCAAGCTGACGGGCAATTGAAAACCGGACGGGATATTATCTTAATGGCATTGATGGGAGCCGAAGAATATGGCTTTGCCACCTCTGCACTGATTGTATTAGGTTGTGTGATGATGCGTAAATGTCATCAGAATACTTGTCCTGTAGGAGTTGCCACACAGAATGAGGAATTACGTAAACGTTTCCACGGACGCAGTGAATATTTAGTCAATTTCTTCACGTTCCTGGCGCAGGAAGTCCGTGAACATCTGGCTGAAATGGGATTTACCCGGCTGGATGATATTATCGGACGTACAGACTTGATTGAACGTAAATCCGTAGCGGACGACCCGAATCCGAAGCATGCGTTGATTGATTTCACCAGGATGCTGGCACGTATTGATAATGCTGCCGCTATCCGTCATGTCACCGACCAGGAGCATGGAATCTCTACTGTAAAGGATGTGGCTATCATTGATGCCGCCCAAGATGCCATCGAACATGAGAAAGAAATCTCTTTAGAATATACGATTGCGAATACAGACCGTGCAATAGGTGCTATGCTTTCGGGAGTAATCGCGAAGAAGCATGGAGCTAAGGGATTGCCGGAACATACGTTGAATGTGAAATTCAAAGGTTCGGCAGGGCAGTCTTTCGGTGCATTCCTTGTGCCGGGTGTCAACTTTAAACTGGAAGGGGAAGCGAACGACTATTTGGGCAAGGGTCTGAGCGGCGGACGTATCGCCGTACTTCCCCCTATCCGCAGCAATTTCGAAGCTGATAAAAATACAATTGCCGGCAATACTTTGCTTTATGGCGCCACAAGTGGTGAAGTGTATATCAACGGCCGTGTAGGAGAACGTTTTGCCGTACGTAATTCGGGTGCCGTCGCCGTAGTGGAAGGTGTAGGCGACCACTGTTGCGAATATATGACCGGCGGACGCGTTGTAGTCCTCGGACAAACCGGACGCAACTTTGCAGCCGGCATGAGTGGCGGTGTAGCCTATGTATGGAACAAAGACGGCAACTTCGATTATTTCTGTAATATGGAGATGGTGGAATTGTCCCTTATCGAAGAAGCAAGCTACCGGAAGGAGTTACACGAACTGATTCGCCAGCACTACCTGTACACGGGCTCCAAACTGGCACGAACAATGCTTGACGACTGGAATCATTATGTAGACCAATTCATCCAGGTAGTACCTATCGAATACAAAAAAGTATTGCAGGAAGAACAGATGAAAAAGTTACAACAGAAAATTGCAGACATGCAAAGAGACTATTAA
- a CDS encoding glutamate synthase subunit beta, with the protein MGDSKAFLNIPRQEAGYRPVSERITDYSQVEQTLNTNSRKLQASRCMDCGVPFCHWACPIGNKQPEWQDALFKGKWREAYEVLSSTCDFPEFTGRICPALCEKSCVLKLSCDQPVTIRENEAAIVEAAFREGYIQVQKPKRNGKKVAVIGAGPAGLVVANQLNLKGYSVTLFDKDEAPGGLLRFGIPNFKLDKNVIDRRMNILAAEGIKFEMGVEIDVNHLPEGFDAYCICTGTPTARDLTIPGRELKGIHFALEMLAQQNRILEGQTFPKDKLVNAKGKKVLVIGGGDTGSDCIGTSVRQGAISVTQIEIMPKPPVGHNPATPWPQWPIVFKTTSSHEEGCTRRWCLTSNQFLGKNGKVTGVEVEEVEWIPATDGGRPAMKPTGKKEVIEVDMVLLAMGFLKPEQPQFADNVFLAGDAATGASLVVRAMAGGRKAAAEIDAYLTTKN; encoded by the coding sequence ATGGGAGACTCTAAAGCTTTTTTAAATATACCTCGACAGGAAGCGGGATACCGCCCTGTGAGCGAACGAATCACTGATTATAGTCAGGTAGAACAGACGTTGAATACAAACAGCCGTAAGTTGCAGGCATCCCGCTGCATGGACTGCGGCGTACCTTTCTGCCACTGGGCTTGCCCGATAGGGAATAAACAACCGGAATGGCAGGATGCCTTATTCAAGGGAAAATGGAGAGAGGCATACGAAGTTTTGTCATCCACTTGTGATTTTCCTGAATTTACAGGACGTATCTGCCCTGCCCTCTGCGAAAAGTCTTGTGTATTAAAACTGTCATGCGACCAACCTGTGACAATTCGTGAAAATGAGGCGGCTATTGTTGAAGCAGCCTTTCGCGAGGGATATATACAGGTACAAAAGCCGAAAAGAAACGGAAAAAAAGTTGCGGTAATTGGTGCAGGCCCTGCCGGACTGGTTGTAGCGAACCAGTTGAACCTGAAAGGATACAGTGTCACATTATTTGACAAAGACGAAGCACCCGGCGGACTGCTCCGCTTCGGTATCCCCAACTTCAAACTGGATAAGAATGTGATTGACCGACGCATGAATATATTAGCAGCGGAAGGAATCAAGTTCGAAATGGGGGTAGAAATTGATGTCAATCATCTGCCGGAAGGGTTCGATGCTTACTGCATTTGCACAGGTACACCAACAGCACGAGATTTAACTATTCCGGGAAGGGAATTGAAAGGTATTCATTTTGCCCTCGAAATGCTGGCGCAACAAAACAGGATTTTGGAAGGACAGACTTTCCCAAAAGATAAATTAGTGAATGCCAAAGGAAAAAAGGTGCTTGTCATCGGTGGTGGAGATACCGGTTCGGATTGTATCGGAACCAGTGTACGCCAGGGAGCTATCAGTGTAACTCAAATTGAAATCATGCCTAAACCGCCTGTGGGACATAATCCGGCTACTCCGTGGCCGCAATGGCCGATAGTCTTCAAAACAACTTCCAGCCATGAAGAAGGGTGCACACGACGCTGGTGCCTGACTTCCAATCAGTTCCTCGGAAAGAACGGAAAGGTGACAGGTGTAGAGGTGGAAGAGGTAGAATGGATTCCGGCAACAGACGGTGGACGTCCGGCAATGAAACCTACCGGAAAAAAAGAGGTAATCGAAGTGGATATGGTATTGCTGGCTATGGGATTCTTGAAACCGGAACAACCGCAATTTGCTGATAATGTATTTCTTGCCGGAGATGCAGCTACCGGAGCCAGTCTGGTAGTACGTGCCATGGCAGGCGGACGGAAAGCGGCTGCGGAAATAGATGCTTATTTAACAACCAAAAATTAA
- the asnB gene encoding asparagine synthase B, with the protein MCGIAGILNIKAQTKELRDKALKMAQKIRHRGPDWSGIYVGGSVILAHERLSIVDPQSGGQPLYSPDRKQVLAVNGEIYNHRDIRAKYAGKYDFQTGSDCEVILALYKDKGIHFLEDISGIFAFVLYDEEKDEFLIARDPIGVIPLYIGKDKEGKIYFGSELKALEGFCDEYEVFLPGHYYYSKEGKMKRWYSRDWTEYETVKDNDARTADVKTALEDAVHRQLMSDVPYGVLLSGGLDSSVISAIAKKYAAKRIETDGASDAWWPQLHSFAIGLKGAPDLIKAREVAEYIGTVHHEINYTVQEGLDAIRDVIYFIETYDVTTVRASTPMYLLARVIKSMGIKMVLSGEGADEVFGGYLYFHKAPTPQAFHEETVRKLSKLHMYDCLRANKSLSAWGVEGRVPFLDKEFLDVAMTLNPKAKMCPGKDIEKRIVREAFADMLPESVAWRQKEQFSDGVGYSWIDTLKEITTAAVSDEQMAHATERFPINTPQNKEEYYYRSIFEEHFPSESAARSVPSVPSVACSTAEALAWDIAFRNLNEPSGRAVKGIHEEAYT; encoded by the coding sequence ATGTGTGGAATAGCAGGTATACTCAATATAAAAGCTCAGACCAAAGAGCTAAGAGACAAAGCACTGAAAATGGCTCAGAAAATCCGTCATCGCGGACCGGACTGGAGCGGAATCTATGTAGGCGGAAGTGTCATCCTGGCACATGAACGTCTTTCTATTGTCGACCCGCAAAGTGGCGGGCAACCCTTATACTCACCCGACCGTAAACAGGTGCTCGCCGTAAACGGTGAAATCTACAACCACCGTGATATTCGTGCAAAATATGCCGGAAAATATGATTTCCAGACAGGAAGTGATTGTGAGGTTATTCTTGCCCTTTATAAAGATAAAGGTATTCATTTCCTGGAAGACATCAGTGGTATCTTTGCCTTTGTCCTTTATGACGAAGAGAAAGATGAGTTCCTGATTGCCCGCGACCCTATCGGCGTTATACCTTTATATATAGGTAAAGATAAAGAGGGGAAAATCTACTTCGGCAGCGAACTGAAAGCGCTTGAAGGATTTTGTGACGAATATGAGGTATTCCTTCCCGGACATTACTATTATAGTAAAGAGGGAAAGATGAAACGCTGGTATTCGCGCGACTGGACAGAATATGAAACTGTAAAAGACAACGATGCCCGAACCGCCGATGTAAAAACAGCATTAGAAGATGCCGTTCATCGCCAGTTGATGAGTGACGTACCTTATGGAGTACTTCTTTCCGGCGGTCTGGACAGTTCTGTCATTTCCGCTATCGCCAAGAAATATGCAGCCAAACGTATAGAAACAGACGGAGCAAGCGATGCCTGGTGGCCGCAACTTCACTCTTTTGCCATCGGTCTGAAAGGCGCGCCCGATTTGATAAAAGCGCGTGAAGTCGCTGAATATATCGGAACAGTGCATCACGAAATAAACTACACCGTGCAGGAAGGGCTGGATGCGATTCGTGACGTTATCTATTTCATCGAAACGTATGACGTAACTACCGTGCGGGCTTCTACTCCTATGTATCTGCTGGCACGTGTCATCAAGTCCATGGGTATCAAAATGGTGTTGAGCGGTGAAGGTGCCGATGAAGTTTTTGGTGGTTATCTCTACTTTCACAAAGCCCCTACTCCGCAGGCGTTCCACGAAGAAACGGTACGCAAACTTTCAAAATTGCATATGTATGACTGTCTCCGCGCTAACAAGAGTTTATCTGCCTGGGGAGTAGAAGGACGTGTTCCTTTCCTTGATAAGGAGTTTCTTGATGTGGCAATGACGTTGAACCCGAAGGCTAAAATGTGCCCCGGAAAGGATATTGAAAAAAGAATCGTACGTGAGGCTTTCGCCGATATGCTGCCGGAAAGCGTAGCATGGAGACAGAAAGAACAGTTCAGTGACGGTGTGGGATATTCCTGGATTGATACATTGAAAGAAATAACAACCGCTGCCGTAAGTGACGAACAAATGGCACATGCAACCGAACGTTTCCCCATCAATACTCCGCAAAACAAGGAAGAATATTATTATCGCAGCATCTTTGAAGAACATTTCCCCAGTGAAAGTGCGGCTCGTAGCGTACCGAGTGTTCCCAGCGTAGCCTGCTCTACGGCAGAAGCGCTGGCATGGGATATTGCCTTCAGAAATCTGAATGAGCCAAGCGGACGCGCGGTAAAAGGGATACATGAAGAAGCCTATACTTAA
- a CDS encoding glycerophosphodiester phosphodiesterase family protein — translation MNLKKMMMASALLVTACCMQAQTKVIAHRGFWKTPGSSQNSITALQKADSIGCYGSEFDVWIAKDNKLIVNHDPVYKMRPMEYSKGDALTGLKLSNGENLPSLKQYLEAGKKCNTQLILELKAHSTKKRETKAVQEILAMVKSMGLESRMEYITFSLHAMKEFIRLAPAGTPVFYLNGDLSPKELKELGAAGLDYHMGVIKKHPEWIKEAHDLGLKVNVWTVDEAEDMKWLIENKVDFITTNEPVVLQEELKKF, via the coding sequence ATGAATTTAAAGAAAATGATGATGGCTTCCGCCCTTTTAGTAACTGCTTGCTGTATGCAGGCACAGACAAAAGTAATTGCCCACCGTGGTTTTTGGAAAACCCCGGGTTCATCACAAAACAGTATTACCGCACTTCAAAAAGCAGATTCCATCGGATGCTACGGTTCAGAATTTGATGTATGGATTGCCAAAGATAATAAACTGATTGTCAACCATGACCCCGTTTATAAAATGCGGCCGATGGAATATTCCAAAGGGGATGCACTGACTGGGCTGAAACTCTCTAACGGAGAAAACCTGCCTAGTCTAAAGCAGTATTTGGAAGCTGGGAAAAAGTGCAATACCCAATTAATACTCGAGCTTAAAGCACACAGTACCAAGAAACGTGAAACTAAAGCTGTGCAGGAAATTTTGGCTATGGTAAAGAGTATGGGATTGGAGAGCCGCATGGAATATATTACTTTCTCCCTGCATGCCATGAAAGAATTTATCCGCCTGGCACCTGCCGGAACCCCAGTATTTTATCTGAACGGTGATTTATCTCCGAAAGAATTAAAAGAGCTTGGTGCTGCGGGTCTTGACTATCATATGGGAGTGATTAAAAAACACCCCGAATGGATTAAAGAAGCTCATGACCTTGGCTTGAAAGTCAATGTATGGACAGTGGACGAGGCAGAAGACATGAAGTGGCTGATTGAGAATAAAGTAGACTTCATTACTACCAATGAGCCGGTTGTATTACAAGAAGAATTAAAGAAGTTCTAA
- a CDS encoding tyrosine-type recombinase/integrase, translating into MAKKKLKEQNKLEGLMLSVVENLESECRFGTAHVYRSTLRSFTLYWYSYQKPCIPMKLRSVFTSPVLRGFEQYLKGRQLSMNTVSTYIRMLRAMYHRALLAKKVPYLPGLFDHLYTGVCSDVKRALPSDDMARLLSLTSTFILGEATLFSSLSNKLREANNWFSLLFLLRGMPFADLARLRKCDYRNGVISYTRQKTRRLLVVSVPKEAETLLRDCADRNPKSPYLLSILGGNEPLEPGSRKEYQRYQQVLRSFNYRLSQLSQVLGMRCKFSSYTARHTWATLAFHDKCPVGMISNALGHSSVKVTETYLKPFELEELDRVNRKIISYVSRKTEGRKNQRKMVLKY; encoded by the coding sequence ATGGCAAAAAAAAAATTGAAAGAACAGAACAAGTTGGAAGGCTTGATGCTTTCCGTCGTCGAGAATCTGGAATCGGAATGCCGTTTCGGCACGGCTCATGTCTACCGCAGTACGCTGCGGTCCTTTACGCTCTACTGGTATTCGTACCAGAAACCTTGTATCCCAATGAAGCTGCGTTCGGTATTCACTTCCCCCGTCCTTCGCGGCTTCGAGCAATACCTGAAAGGTCGCCAGCTCAGCATGAATACCGTTTCCACATACATACGTATGCTCCGTGCGATGTATCACCGTGCACTCTTAGCAAAGAAAGTGCCATATCTCCCCGGTCTTTTCGACCATCTGTACACTGGTGTCTGCTCTGACGTGAAACGTGCGCTTCCTTCCGATGATATGGCACGGCTGCTGTCCTTAACATCCACTTTCATCCTCGGGGAAGCCACCCTTTTTTCTTCCCTAAGCAATAAACTCCGTGAAGCTAACAACTGGTTCTCCCTGCTTTTCCTTCTTCGCGGCATGCCCTTTGCCGACCTTGCCCGCCTACGCAAATGTGACTACCGGAACGGTGTCATCAGCTATACCCGTCAAAAGACAAGACGTCTCCTCGTGGTAAGCGTCCCAAAGGAAGCGGAAACTCTGCTCCGTGACTGCGCCGACCGCAATCCTAAATCTCCCTACCTGCTTTCTATTCTAGGTGGTAATGAACCTCTTGAACCGGGAAGCCGCAAGGAATACCAGCGCTACCAACAAGTACTTCGTTCGTTCAACTACCGCCTGAGCCAACTGTCCCAAGTTTTAGGAATGAGATGCAAATTCTCATCTTATACTGCCCGCCACACATGGGCAACGCTTGCCTTCCACGACAAATGCCCTGTCGGCATGATTTCCAACGCCTTGGGGCATTCTTCAGTGAAAGTCACGGAAACCTACCTCAAACCTTTCGAACTTGAAGAACTTGACCGGGTTAACAGAAAGATAATTTCTTACGTAAGCAGGAAGACGGAAGGAAGGAAAAATCAAAGAAAAATGGTTCTAAAATACTAA
- a CDS encoding DUF3575 domain-containing protein, giving the protein MLTRKLYLPLSLLLLLLLSPSLCLAQSQTSDTVYVFRFVSHKDMFYTPWKGNGTQLDNLLSLVETYKAAILSGEAPLLVDGYCASQPTVTENLKLAKIRSNRVKSELILSKGVNESCFITHNYAEPYGDLRHVVIVRLQLPKAKITEKPIVTQEPAKEKSPVAEVTPKQEAPAEPTSQTVVSSETPAVLLKTSNPYHLSLRANLLRWATLTPDLGIEWHINEHFGVLINGSWTSWSWDNKNRRYALWKVSPEIRYYLGKQCKGFLGAMYHTGDFHYKLGNTGHQGNYQGGGLTGGYIFDLNRSLSLDFHAAAGYTSADYDKYTLINNVRVRKDTKTKDYWGINQLGITLIWKLIK; this is encoded by the coding sequence ATGCTGACACGCAAACTCTATCTTCCTCTTTCACTTTTACTCCTGCTGCTTCTGTCGCCCAGCCTTTGTCTGGCGCAGTCCCAGACTTCGGACACCGTTTATGTCTTTCGTTTTGTCTCCCATAAGGATATGTTCTATACCCCATGGAAAGGCAATGGTACACAACTTGACAATCTTTTGTCGTTGGTAGAAACCTACAAGGCAGCTATCTTGAGCGGTGAAGCTCCTTTACTTGTTGACGGTTATTGCGCTTCCCAACCTACGGTAACCGAGAATCTGAAACTTGCGAAGATTCGCAGCAACCGTGTAAAATCCGAACTTATCCTTAGTAAAGGAGTGAATGAATCCTGTTTCATCACCCACAACTATGCTGAACCTTACGGAGATTTACGCCATGTCGTCATCGTCCGTTTACAACTTCCAAAAGCGAAAATTACAGAAAAACCAATAGTAACACAAGAACCTGCAAAGGAAAAATCTCCCGTCGCAGAAGTAACCCCGAAACAGGAGGCGCCCGCAGAGCCGACATCTCAAACTGTTGTTTCCTCGGAAACTCCCGCAGTTTTGTTGAAAACGTCCAACCCTTATCATCTCTCTCTGCGCGCCAACCTGCTTCGCTGGGCTACCCTGACTCCTGATTTAGGCATCGAGTGGCATATCAACGAGCATTTCGGTGTCCTTATCAATGGCAGTTGGACTTCATGGAGCTGGGATAACAAAAACCGCCGCTATGCATTATGGAAAGTTTCCCCCGAAATACGCTACTATCTCGGCAAACAGTGCAAAGGCTTCCTCGGAGCCATGTACCATACCGGCGATTTTCATTACAAACTAGGTAATACCGGACATCAGGGCAACTACCAAGGCGGAGGACTAACCGGCGGCTACATATTCGACCTGAACCGTTCGCTTTCTCTCGATTTTCATGCCGCAGCCGGTTACACATCTGCCGACTATGACAAGTACACACTCATCAACAATGTGCGCGTACGCAAAGATACGAAAACAAAAGACTACTGGGGTATTAACCAACTAGGAATCACACTGATATGGAAACTTATAAAATAA